From the genome of Brienomyrus brachyistius isolate T26 chromosome 8, BBRACH_0.4, whole genome shotgun sequence, one region includes:
- the LOC125747728 gene encoding piggyBac transposable element-derived protein 4-like isoform X3 has product MESSSTEIDSIEASEDESSEEQDTYLSKYGQIYSSEDECFEAEETYLSGKGQMSSLEDERSEKKETRLSKTREMSFSEDKCSEEQETYLSRNVPLSSSDDEHSEKTYLSKNGEIRWCTSAPAKGRRMPAQNILKITPGPTRFCISQAQDIASTFMSFFPESMENIIIDMTNLEGEKRFSNDWQKLTATEFKAFMGLLILAGGFQSSKESIGKLWDEKMGRWIFRATMSRKRFFDLLHVVTFDNPESRALRESTDKLAAIRDVWDTWSSNLSIMYNPGHDITIDEHLVPFRGSCPFREYMPHKPSRSGIKLWVACDSRSSYCWKVQVYTGKPPGEETEENLAKRVVLDLSEGLKGQNVTVGSFFTSFDLGQQLLKKKLTMTGEVCRSRPELPSDFLMSKGRRLHSSKFGFFSNTTIVSYLKTKKKMNVLLMSTFHQNPAISSRMDREPCILTDYDETRGGVDTMNKLTTAYSTIRKTSRWTLALFCDMLDIAAHNACVVWDAINSQQPDKRGNKRKVFLVQLGEALVAPAMQQRSYVHGMVRLGEALVAPAVQQRSYMHGMVRLGEALVAPAVQQRSYMHGMVRLGEAIVTPAMQQRSNLPSDCAAAREVMAARKGVAPPPAPLGKPLKKRCVFCASQRDRKTRVMCKMCGKFVCKSHYNAVCVCCIKHC; this is encoded by the exons ATGGAAAGCAGCAGTACAGAGATCGACAGTATTGAGGCATCGGAGGATGAAAGTTCTGAAGAGCAAGACACATACTTGTCGAAATATGGGCAGATATACTCCTCGGAGGATGAATGTTTTGAAGCAGAAGAGACATACTTGTCGGGAAAGGGACAGATGAGCTCCTTGGAGGATGAACGTTCTGAAAAGAAAGAGACACGCCTGTCCAAAACTCGGGAAATGAGCTTCTCGGAGGATAAATGTTCTGAAGAACAAGAGACATACTTGTCGAGAAATGTACCATTGTCCTCCTCGGATGATGAACATTCTGAAAAGACATACTTGTCGAAAAATGGGGAAATCAGATGGTGTACAAGTGCACCAGCTAAAGGACGTAGGATGCCAGCGCAGAATATATTGAAGATCACTCCTGGGCCAACAAGGTTTTGCATTTCCCAAGCCCAAGATATAGCATCTACATTTATGTCATTCTTTCCAGAATCGATGGAAAATATCATCATCGATATGACAAACTTGGAGGGAGAAAAGAGGTTCTCCAACGACTGGCAAAAATTAACAGCGACTGAATTCAAGGCATTTATGGGTCTTTTAATTTTGGCAGGGGGTTTTCAATCAAGTAAGGAATCCATTGGAAAGCTGTGGGACGAAAAAATGGGAAGGTGGATTTTCCGGGCGACGATGTCCAGAAAAAGATTTTTTGACTTGTTACATGTCGTCACGTTCGACAATCCAGAGTCGAGAGCATTGAGGGAATCGACGGACAAGCTGGCTGCGATCCGGGACGTATGGGACACGTGGTCAAGCAACCTTTCCATTATGTATAATCCCGGCCATGATATAACAATTGACGAGCACCTGGTTCCCTTCAGAG GCAGCTGCCCATTTCGGGAGTACATGCCACACAAACCCAGCAGGTCCGGCATCAAACTGTGGGTAGCGTGTGATTCAAGATCCAGCTATTGCTGGAAAGTCCAGGTCTACACAGGCAAGCCTCCAGGGGAAGAAACGGAAGAAAACCTTGCGAAACGCGTTGTGCTGGACTTGTCGGAGGGGCTGAAGGGGCAGAATGTTACCGTAGGTAGTTTTTTCACGTCTTTTGACCTGGGTCAACAGCTGCTCAAAAAGAAACTCACTATGACAGGCGAAGTATGCCGCAGTCGGCCGGAGCTGCCGTCTGACTTCCTCATGAGCAAGGGCAGGCGACTGCACAGCTCAAAATTCGGATTCTTCTCAAACACAACCATCGTGTCGTATCTGAAAACAAAGAAGAAAATGAACGTGCTCCTCATGAGCACGTTCCACCAGAACCCGGCAATCAGCAGTCGCATGGATCGAGAGCCCTGCATTTTAACAGATTATGATGAAACTAGAGGTGGAGTGGACACAATGAACAAACTGACGACAGCGTATAGTACAATACGAAAAACCTCGCGCTGGACACTTGCACTCTTCTGTGACATGTTGGACATTGCTGCACACAATGCCTGTGTAGTCTGGGATGCCATAAATTCCCAGCAGCCGGACAAAAGAGGAAACAAACGTAAGGTGTTTCTGGTGCAGCTGGGCGAAGCCCTAGTAGCTCCTGCAATGCAGCAGCGGTCGTACGTGCATGGGATGGTGCGGCTGGGTGAAGCCCTAGTAGCTCCTGCAGTGCAGCAGCGGTCGTACATGCATGGGATGGTGCGGCTGGGCGAAGCCCTAGTAGCTCCTGCAGTGCAGCAGCGGTCGTACATGCATGGGATGGTGCGGCTGGGTGAAGCGATAGTAACTCCTGCAATGCAGCAGCGGTCAAATCTCCCCAGTGACTGTGCCGCTGCCAGAGAGGTGATGGCGGCGAGGAAAGGCGTggcccccccgcccgccccacTGGGCAAACCATTAAAGAAAAGGTGCGTCTTTTGCGCTAGTCAACGGGACAGAAAAACAAGAGTCATGTGCAAAATGTGTGGCAAATTTGTTTGTAAGTCACATTACAATGCTGTTTGTGTGTGCTGTATAAAACATTGTTAG